In Candidatus Contubernalis alkalaceticus, the following proteins share a genomic window:
- a CDS encoding sensor histidine kinase: MLTDIYRSFFISFSQLFFPLLAALLLLREDIQKNWTKVFYTSFFSALLGLFTILFFKITDFITFFNIPFVIIFIKIFFKIKWFDVFKFVITQQIFVFSFTATGSMLAVYLYNVPTSEAFLDTSLMLKIFLPLYILTIPVALAIRPLTHPLRTLLTKVEIHGKHSTYYTLMLAIILQFFLVMIIFAESMGSGPSKFINIPYINIFLSISLFISIIFVFLKSTELTEKRVLAQSQEAVTNNVINLINTARNQKYDFINHIEVINSLVENDKEDELKEYVSKLTRSVSFYNTLLNINEPIISAFLNSKMARAEAKKIRFKINIEADLSRLSSLAYEVIRVLGNLIDNALDEVSRQNEKDQWVKLVIEEKGPLLIFSVTNPGSITEKVKKHMYTPGFTTKDECHSGLGLYICQELAAKMHGKIYCSPSNEGNITFSFILPKP, encoded by the coding sequence CAAAAAAACTGGACCAAAGTATTTTATACCAGTTTTTTTAGCGCTTTATTGGGATTGTTTACTATTCTATTTTTTAAAATAACTGACTTTATCACTTTTTTTAATATTCCTTTTGTAATTATTTTTATAAAAATATTTTTTAAGATAAAATGGTTTGATGTTTTTAAATTTGTTATAACTCAGCAGATATTTGTATTTAGTTTTACTGCAACAGGCAGTATGTTAGCTGTTTATTTATATAATGTCCCAACATCTGAAGCTTTCCTGGACACATCTCTTATGTTGAAAATATTCCTACCATTGTACATCCTTACAATTCCGGTTGCCCTGGCGATAAGACCGCTAACACACCCTCTAAGAACATTATTGACCAAAGTTGAAATCCACGGCAAACATTCCACCTACTACACCTTGATGCTAGCTATCATATTACAGTTTTTTTTAGTTATGATTATATTCGCTGAAAGTATGGGAAGCGGCCCTTCTAAATTCATCAACATTCCTTATATTAATATTTTCCTTTCCATATCATTATTTATTTCGATAATTTTTGTTTTTTTAAAATCGACAGAGCTAACAGAGAAGCGGGTTTTGGCCCAGAGCCAGGAGGCTGTTACCAATAATGTTATAAATTTAATCAATACAGCCCGAAATCAAAAATATGATTTTATAAACCATATTGAGGTAATTAATTCCCTGGTTGAAAATGATAAAGAAGATGAGTTAAAAGAATACGTGTCTAAATTAACTAGAAGCGTGTCATTTTATAACACTCTGCTGAACATAAATGAGCCTATAATCAGCGCCTTCCTAAACAGTAAAATGGCCCGGGCAGAGGCTAAAAAAATAAGATTTAAGATAAACATAGAAGCTGACCTGTCAAGGCTTTCTTCCCTGGCTTATGAAGTTATCCGGGTGCTGGGAAATTTAATTGACAATGCTTTAGATGAGGTAAGCCGCCAAAATGAAAAAGACCAGTGGGTTAAGTTAGTTATAGAGGAAAAAGGACCGCTTCTAATCTTCTCAGTAACCAACCCGGGGAGCATAACGGAAAAAGTTAAAAAACATATGTATACGCCAGGGTTCACCACAAAGGATGAATGTCACAGTGGGTTGGGCCTTTATATTTGTCAAGAATTAGCTGCAAAAATGCACGGTAAAATATATTGCAGTCCTTCGAATGAAGGGAATATAACCTTTTCTTTTATTCTGCCCAAGCCCTAG
- a CDS encoding right-handed parallel beta-helix repeat-containing protein translates to MKYCKNCGGALKTGSNFCPDCGMSLDTQAKVPAAAGRVQRWTWVIAVCMILLLTAGGFTYYHFFIKDSEQSEVAGGQEENADLEESSVEEENTGDDEPVEEESNDELSPEVDPFLLVVPTNYASIQVAIDAAAAGSVIEVLPGTYYENIDFKGKEVILRSTDPHDSYIVSSTIIHGGNKGSTVTFQSGEQNSSSLLGFTITGGSGTYGEYSFIRKGEKYDYQRYYGGGILVRDGSSPTIERNVIQGNTVKADSKKILGVGAGIAIINHSSPTVSNNTIRDNAVEGFGGGIIVWYGSSPTITDNVIDSNSASKSGGGAAVIIDSTPVISNNDITNNTSDESGGGMYLAFDSRAAVRHNNISDNWAEYGGGAYIMELSLDNFTGNIISRNRSERQGGGILIGKEAVLYLEDNTINDNHAGGTGGAIWIEKGSNFNTPQPDTNSYFNNTPDNSAYR, encoded by the coding sequence TTGAAATATTGTAAAAACTGCGGAGGGGCTTTAAAAACCGGCAGCAATTTTTGTCCTGACTGTGGGATGTCCCTGGATACTCAGGCGAAAGTTCCTGCGGCTGCCGGAAGGGTTCAGCGCTGGACCTGGGTAATTGCTGTCTGCATGATTCTCCTGCTGACGGCGGGGGGATTTACATATTATCACTTTTTTATTAAAGATTCCGAACAGTCAGAAGTTGCCGGGGGGCAGGAAGAAAACGCTGATCTTGAAGAAAGCAGTGTGGAAGAGGAGAATACAGGGGATGATGAACCGGTGGAGGAGGAAAGTAATGATGAATTATCACCAGAAGTTGATCCGTTCCTGCTGGTTGTCCCGACTAATTACGCCAGCATTCAGGTAGCCATCGATGCTGCGGCAGCGGGAAGCGTAATTGAAGTGCTGCCGGGTACATATTATGAAAATATTGATTTTAAGGGGAAAGAAGTAATTTTACGAAGCACTGATCCTCATGATTCCTATATCGTATCATCAACCATTATCCATGGTGGGAACAAGGGTTCAACAGTTACCTTCCAAAGTGGTGAGCAGAATAGTTCCAGCCTTCTGGGATTCACCATCACCGGGGGCAGCGGCACCTATGGGGAATACAGCTTTATCAGGAAGGGTGAGAAATACGATTATCAAAGGTATTATGGCGGAGGGATTCTGGTCAGAGACGGAAGTTCTCCTACCATTGAGAGAAATGTAATTCAAGGAAATACTGTAAAAGCTGATTCTAAAAAAATACTGGGGGTGGGTGCAGGAATTGCCATCATAAATCATTCCTCACCCACAGTTTCAAACAATACAATTAGAGATAACGCCGTGGAAGGTTTTGGCGGTGGAATCATTGTTTGGTATGGTTCTTCGCCCACCATTACGGATAATGTTATTGACAGCAATTCTGCCAGTAAGTCAGGAGGCGGCGCAGCTGTTATTATTGATTCTACGCCCGTTATTTCCAATAACGATATAACCAATAATACCTCGGATGAATCCGGGGGTGGAATGTACCTGGCATTTGATTCAAGAGCTGCAGTCCGGCATAATAATATTTCTGATAACTGGGCGGAATATGGTGGGGGAGCTTACATTATGGAACTATCCCTGGATAATTTCACCGGCAATATAATCAGCAGAAACCGCTCTGAAAGGCAGGGCGGAGGAATTCTTATTGGGAAAGAAGCAGTTCTTTACCTGGAAGATAATACAATAAATGATAATCATGCAGGAGGCACCGGGGGAGCAATCTGGATAGAAAAAGGTTCAAATTTTAATACCCCTCAACCGGATACAAATTCCTACTTTAACAATACTCCTGATAATAGTGCTTACCGTTAG